The DNA sequence GGCCGACCCGTTGGCCGGTCGGCCGACGGTGGTCGCGGACCGGTCGGCGACCACCACGCCGGGTGTCGCCCCGGCCAGGTCGAGCGCCAGCTGTACGCCGGGACCGGGACGCAGGTCGAACTGAGCCGGCTCGTCGGTGAACGGCGGGTCCAGCGGCGGGGCGGGTCGCAGTCGGACGGGGGGACGTCGGATCCGGGTCGCGACAGTCATCCGAGCTCCTGTTGATCTTGCGTTTGCCTTCGTTTGCTTTCGGCAGACCAATTTGAAGCCAGCATGACACCGCCCGTCAACGTCTGTCGATGCCGGCGTTCGGACAATCAGTAGTTGCCGGACTACTCCGGCTCGCGCTCGATCAGCGGGTTGCTCTGCACCCACTCCGCCGTCTCGGCGTACTTGCGCTGGATGTACTCCTCCAGCTGGGCGCGTTCCACCCGCCACTGTCCGCGTCCGCCGATCTTGATCGCGGGCAACTCGCCACTGCGAACCATGTGATAGACCTGCGAGTCGGATACGTTGAGTTCGGCGGCGACGTCGGACAACTGCAGGAACCTCGGCTCCACGGTGACTCCCGGCTCGTCTACGTCGGTCGGTTCAGTGTGCCACCGTGGCCCCGCAGGGCCGCCCGGCGGCGTACATTGCATCAGCGACGACATCTGTGGGGGGCGAGCGTGTCCGACAACCTGCTCCGGGTCTACGTCCCGGCCACCCTGCCGGCGCTCGCCGGGCTCCGCGACACCGGCCAACTCGCCGCCG is a window from the Solwaraspora sp. WMMD792 genome containing:
- a CDS encoding helix-turn-helix domain-containing protein — encoded protein: MEPRFLQLSDVAAELNVSDSQVYHMVRSGELPAIKIGGRGQWRVERAQLEEYIQRKYAETAEWVQSNPLIEREPE